Proteins encoded together in one Variovorax paradoxus window:
- a CDS encoding ABC transporter permease, with protein MGALPLFFRLMAASISGQARYPASALLLTIGQFLGTGIEVIAVWALFHRFGEVQGWRIGEVALFYGLVNCMFAIADALGRGFDVLGTEFLRTGTFDRLLLRPRPLALQLMGHDVRISRLGRLLQGLVVLVFATVQVGIAWTPGTVALALFALAGGIALFLGILVLQGTLSFWTVESLEIANVLTYGGVQAAQYPLALYAQWFRRVLTFIVPLACVAYYPALAILGKPDPLGAPAWVGMVSPLAGFAFLAAAFGAWRIGLRHYASTGS; from the coding sequence ATGGGCGCGCTCCCGCTTTTCTTTCGCCTCATGGCCGCTTCGATCAGCGGCCAGGCGCGATACCCTGCCTCCGCATTGTTGCTGACCATCGGCCAATTTCTCGGCACGGGCATCGAGGTGATCGCCGTCTGGGCGCTGTTCCATCGCTTCGGCGAGGTGCAGGGTTGGCGCATCGGCGAGGTGGCGTTGTTCTACGGGCTGGTCAACTGCATGTTCGCAATTGCCGACGCGCTGGGGCGCGGCTTCGATGTTCTGGGCACCGAGTTCCTGCGGACGGGCACCTTCGACCGGCTGCTGCTGCGTCCCCGCCCGCTGGCGCTGCAGCTCATGGGGCATGACGTGCGCATCAGCCGCCTCGGCCGTCTGCTTCAGGGCCTCGTCGTGCTGGTGTTCGCTACTGTTCAGGTCGGCATCGCATGGACGCCGGGCACCGTGGCGCTCGCGCTGTTTGCGCTGGCCGGCGGCATCGCGCTCTTCCTGGGCATTCTGGTGCTGCAGGGCACCTTGTCGTTCTGGACCGTCGAGAGCCTGGAAATCGCGAATGTGCTCACCTACGGCGGCGTGCAGGCCGCCCAGTACCCGCTGGCGCTATATGCGCAGTGGTTCCGCCGCGTGCTGACCTTCATTGTGCCGCTGGCCTGCGTGGCGTACTACCCGGCGCTCGCGATTCTCGGCAAGCCAGACCCGCTGGGTGCGCCGGCGTGGGTGGGCATGGTGTCGCCGCTCGCGGGCTTTGCGTTTCTTGCGGCGGCCTTCGGCGCCTGGCGCATCGGGCTGCGCCACTACGCCTCGACCGGCAGCTAG
- a CDS encoding peptide chain release factor 3, with amino-acid sequence MSFVAETRRRRTFAIISHPDAGKTTLTEKLLLFSGAIQIAGSVKARKASRHATSDWMEIEKQRGISVASSVMQMLYRDHVINLLDTPGHKDFSEDTYRVLTAVDSALMVIDAANGVEAQTRRLIEVCRQRDTPIITFVNKMDREVREPLDILDEVERELGMPCVPMTWPVGQGKSFRGIMNLRTQTMTVFESGSERLPQDFETIPLSERDTLTKRFGADFESAMDSMELATGASPSWDREAFLAGKQTPVFFGSGVNNFGVMEVLDALVDLAPPPQSRTSTTMVNRQPVVKEIQPEDKDFAGVVFKVQANMDANHRDRIAFVRMASGKYTPGMKLKVQRTAKELRPTSVVTFMSQRREAVEEAYAGDIVGFTTHGGVQLGDTITDGASLQFTGLPFFAPELFMTVILKNPLRTKQLQQGLAQLGEEGAIQVFRPEIGGPMLLGAVGQLQFEVVQHRLKAEYDADVRLEGCQYTGARWITADSPAELREFVNAYPQRMAKDAADTLAFLCTSPYDVRLAQERFPKIHFHPLREHAGLALQSAG; translated from the coding sequence TTGTCTTTTGTTGCCGAAACCCGCCGCCGTCGCACCTTTGCGATCATTTCCCACCCTGACGCCGGCAAGACCACGCTGACTGAGAAGCTGCTGCTTTTCTCCGGTGCGATCCAGATTGCCGGCTCGGTCAAGGCGCGCAAGGCCTCGCGCCACGCCACCTCCGACTGGATGGAAATCGAAAAGCAGCGCGGCATTTCGGTGGCCTCGTCGGTCATGCAGATGCTGTACCGCGACCACGTGATCAACCTGCTCGACACGCCCGGCCACAAGGACTTCTCCGAAGACACGTACCGCGTGCTCACGGCCGTCGACTCGGCCCTGATGGTGATCGACGCGGCCAACGGTGTGGAAGCGCAGACGCGGCGGCTGATCGAGGTTTGCCGCCAGCGCGACACGCCGATCATCACCTTCGTCAACAAGATGGACCGCGAAGTGCGCGAGCCTCTCGACATCCTCGACGAGGTGGAGCGCGAACTTGGCATGCCGTGCGTGCCCATGACCTGGCCGGTGGGCCAGGGCAAGAGCTTCCGCGGGATCATGAACCTGCGCACGCAGACGATGACGGTGTTCGAATCGGGCAGCGAGCGGCTGCCGCAAGACTTCGAGACCATTCCGCTATCGGAGCGAGACACGCTCACCAAGCGCTTCGGCGCCGATTTCGAATCCGCCATGGACAGCATGGAACTGGCCACCGGCGCCTCGCCCAGCTGGGACCGCGAGGCCTTCCTGGCCGGAAAGCAGACGCCCGTGTTCTTCGGCTCCGGCGTGAACAACTTCGGCGTGATGGAAGTGCTCGACGCGCTGGTCGACCTGGCGCCGCCGCCGCAGTCGCGCACCAGCACCACCATGGTCAACCGCCAGCCCGTGGTGAAGGAGATCCAGCCCGAGGACAAGGACTTCGCGGGCGTGGTCTTCAAGGTGCAGGCCAACATGGACGCCAACCACCGGGACCGCATCGCCTTCGTGCGCATGGCCTCGGGCAAGTACACGCCGGGCATGAAGCTCAAGGTGCAGCGCACCGCCAAGGAACTGCGCCCCACCAGCGTGGTCACTTTCATGAGCCAGCGCCGCGAGGCGGTCGAAGAGGCCTATGCGGGCGACATCGTGGGCTTTACCACGCACGGCGGCGTGCAGCTGGGCGACACCATCACCGACGGTGCGAGCCTGCAGTTCACCGGGCTGCCCTTCTTTGCGCCAGAGCTGTTCATGACCGTGATCCTCAAGAATCCGCTGCGCACCAAGCAGTTGCAGCAGGGCCTCGCCCAGCTCGGCGAAGAAGGTGCGATCCAGGTGTTCCGACCCGAAATCGGCGGCCCGATGCTGCTGGGTGCCGTTGGGCAGCTGCAGTTCGAAGTGGTGCAGCACCGGCTGAAGGCCGAGTACGACGCGGACGTGCGGCTCGAAGGCTGCCAATACACCGGCGCGCGCTGGATCACGGCCGACTCGCCCGCCGAGCTGCGCGAGTTCGTCAACGCCTATCCGCAGCGCATGGCAAAGGATGCGGCCGATACGCTCGCTTTTCTGTGCACTTCGCCTTACGACGTGCGGCTGGCGCAGGAGCGTTTTCCCAAGATCCACTTCCATCCGCTGCGCGAGCACGCGGGCCTGGCGCTTCAGAGCGCGGGCTGA
- the phaP gene encoding TIGR01841 family phasin (Members of this family are phasins (small proteins associated with inclusions such as PHA granules). Note that several different families of phasins have been named PhaP despite very little sequence similarity to each other.), translating to MATAKKAAAKKTTASSSDNSNGSTRASAPDAADMLNPLKNLKAMTDRLQELNLTSGASKLLESGQKDLQALMQANEKSYQGLQTVVQRQTEMIKSAITEWQTAAKEMPGKDPKANLAKLDELGRQSFQRAIDDIKELANLAAKSQADAFELVRQRIQANVDEVTKMLKRK from the coding sequence CAGCAGCAGCGACAACAGCAATGGCAGCACCAGGGCATCCGCCCCTGACGCCGCCGACATGCTCAATCCGCTGAAGAATCTCAAGGCCATGACCGATCGCCTGCAGGAACTCAACCTGACCAGCGGCGCGAGCAAGCTGCTCGAAAGCGGCCAGAAGGACCTCCAGGCGCTGATGCAGGCCAACGAAAAGTCCTACCAGGGCCTGCAAACCGTGGTGCAGCGTCAGACCGAGATGATCAAGAGCGCCATCACCGAATGGCAGACGGCCGCCAAGGAAATGCCCGGCAAGGACCCGAAGGCCAACCTGGCCAAGCTCGACGAACTCGGCCGCCAATCGTTCCAGCGCGCTATCGACGACATCAAGGAACTGGCCAACCTTGCCGCCAAGTCGCAAGCCGATGCCTTCGAGCTGGTGCGCCAGCGCATCCAGGCCAATGTGGACGAAGTGACCAAGATGCTGAAGCGGAAGTAA